One Sulfurimonas crateris genomic window carries:
- a CDS encoding cytochrome C, whose amino-acid sequence MNKSLIKSRVFAVLALLILTFSFTLPMLAFHGALNQIEDNKGDEISSLSKIVWNFYNQGRYKSVTTPEEAHNDLEKMIAYSAEIGPASMPIWAVSLEAPNYPKDAFPEGIPVFFHFDGYSGEVHEMNTINHYVGMDPMWVGGTIEREIGVYALLALSLGIIYFMIYNSKILTYLMLVPASLPLLFIADYSFWLYWFGHNLHDWGMFKIKPFMPTVFGDGKIAQFITHSYPSIGFYLIIAIGLLSLLAFFAKQKALKEINN is encoded by the coding sequence ATGAATAAAAGTTTGATAAAATCAAGAGTGTTTGCCGTTTTAGCTTTGTTGATCTTAACCTTTTCTTTTACACTTCCAATGTTAGCGTTTCATGGAGCACTAAACCAGATAGAGGATAATAAAGGAGATGAGATCTCATCTCTTAGTAAAATAGTTTGGAATTTTTATAATCAAGGTCGATACAAAAGTGTTACTACACCTGAAGAAGCGCATAACGATTTAGAAAAAATGATAGCATATAGTGCGGAGATAGGTCCTGCCTCTATGCCTATTTGGGCAGTTTCTCTTGAAGCACCAAATTATCCTAAAGATGCTTTTCCAGAGGGTATTCCCGTATTTTTCCATTTTGACGGTTACAGCGGAGAAGTTCATGAGATGAATACTATTAACCATTATGTCGGGATGGATCCTATGTGGGTGGGCGGAACTATAGAGAGAGAGATAGGTGTATATGCTCTTTTAGCATTATCTTTGGGCATAATATACTTTATGATTTATAACTCTAAAATTTTAACTTATCTGATGTTGGTTCCTGCATCTCTTCCGCTACTCTTTATTGCCGATTATTCATTTTGGCTCTATTGGTTTGGACATAATCTTCATGACTGGGGAATGTTCAAAATCAAACCTTTTATGCCGACGGTTTTCGGGGACGGAAAGATCGCACAGTTTATAACACACTCTTATCCCTCAATAGGTTTTTATCTTATTATAGCTATTGGCCTACTTAGCTTGCTTGCGTTTTTTGCAAAACAAAAAGCTCTTAAAGAGATAAACAACTAA
- the nosZ gene encoding Sec-dependent nitrous-oxide reductase: MKRHFTKFSSVLLSVSLAASGLVASGGELAEVMKKRGLSELDVVRAAKTYNPSGVKDEFVVFSSAGQAGQVIVYGVPSMRILKYIGVFTPEPWQGYGFDEESKKVLRQGNIRGREINWGDTHHPALSEIDGKYDGKWLAINDKANPRIAIIDLADFETKQIVVNPVFKSAHGGAFFTQNSDYIIEACQYAAPFDNNYHPIEDYKEAYRGGVTMWKFDHKKGKIQEKESFTIEMPPYMQDLSDSGKGVSDGWGFTNSVNTEMYTGGIEVGMPPNEAGMSRNDTDFLHVYNWRKLGELAKDPKNVKIINDHKVIPMEIAVKNNALFLIPEPKSPHGVDVSPDGEYITVCGKLDTHASVFKWSKIKKLIDSKEYAGKDPYGIPILDMKKSLHGQAELGLGPLHNQYSNVDGEIYTSLYVDSQIVKWNYKTLKVLDKVNVHYNVGHLCGMEGKSADPQGKYIISLNKLAIDRFQNVGPLHPQNHQLIDISGKKMDLLVDMPLPLGEPHQAVAIRAEKLHGHVRYPMGTNSRTDSIHEGKTLAGQERIERDGNKVKIYATVVRSHINPERITVNKGDEVTMYLTNLERAQDEAHGFTIGHYNVHASLEPGKTASIKFTADIEGVFPYYCTEFCSALHLEMMGYLMVKDPNKKYESAQKMKMQTMTPAELKAEYDKTVATNAATDAVIQSVVKFLKDNNFDKHKVVADLVTDAFDQYGQIPAQKKLADEAVKAGDLEKAILFENMIWQLMVKTADVGIRAKDALVRIIATKQSAAAANGEKAFGEGGCGGCHVIGKVSSGPDLTGVLERHGKDSRKWVKDFIMNPEKMYEDPYVKGMIDYFNLKMPNQHMSEKETEDIIEYLKWVDENANLF; this comes from the coding sequence ATGAAAAGACATTTCACTAAGTTTTCTTCAGTGTTACTGAGCGTTTCGCTAGCCGCAAGCGGTTTGGTTGCTAGTGGCGGTGAGCTTGCTGAAGTTATGAAGAAAAGGGGTTTAAGTGAGCTTGATGTAGTTCGTGCTGCAAAAACTTACAACCCCTCTGGTGTAAAAGATGAGTTTGTTGTTTTTAGTTCCGCGGGTCAAGCAGGACAGGTGATTGTATACGGTGTTCCGTCTATGAGAATTTTAAAATATATCGGAGTTTTTACTCCTGAGCCTTGGCAGGGATATGGATTTGACGAAGAGTCTAAAAAGGTTCTAAGACAAGGAAATATCAGAGGAAGAGAGATCAACTGGGGAGATACTCACCACCCTGCTCTCTCAGAAATAGATGGAAAATATGACGGCAAATGGCTTGCTATCAATGATAAGGCAAATCCTCGTATCGCTATTATCGACTTAGCAGACTTTGAAACAAAACAGATTGTTGTTAACCCTGTTTTCAAATCTGCTCACGGTGGAGCTTTCTTTACTCAAAACAGTGACTATATCATTGAAGCATGCCAATATGCAGCTCCATTTGATAATAACTACCATCCAATCGAAGACTACAAAGAAGCATACCGCGGTGGTGTTACAATGTGGAAGTTTGATCACAAAAAAGGGAAGATTCAAGAGAAAGAGTCTTTTACAATTGAGATGCCTCCATATATGCAAGATTTAAGTGACTCCGGAAAAGGCGTTTCTGACGGATGGGGATTTACAAACTCTGTAAATACTGAAATGTATACAGGTGGGATCGAAGTAGGTATGCCGCCAAATGAAGCAGGTATGAGTAGAAATGATACTGACTTCTTACATGTATATAACTGGAGAAAACTGGGAGAACTTGCAAAAGATCCAAAAAATGTAAAAATCATTAATGATCACAAAGTTATTCCTATGGAAATCGCGGTTAAAAACAATGCACTATTCTTAATTCCTGAACCAAAATCTCCGCATGGTGTTGACGTATCTCCTGATGGTGAATACATCACGGTTTGTGGTAAACTAGATACGCACGCTTCTGTTTTTAAATGGAGTAAAATCAAAAAACTTATTGACAGTAAAGAGTATGCTGGAAAAGATCCATACGGCATTCCTATCTTAGACATGAAAAAATCTCTTCACGGTCAAGCAGAACTTGGTCTTGGGCCATTACATAATCAATACTCAAACGTTGATGGTGAAATTTATACTTCACTTTACGTTGATAGTCAAATCGTAAAATGGAACTATAAAACTCTTAAAGTACTAGATAAAGTAAATGTTCACTACAATGTAGGACACCTTTGTGGGATGGAGGGTAAATCTGCTGATCCTCAAGGAAAATATATTATTTCACTCAACAAATTAGCAATTGATAGATTTCAAAATGTTGGACCACTTCATCCACAAAATCACCAGCTAATTGATATTAGTGGTAAAAAGATGGACCTTCTTGTAGACATGCCTCTTCCTCTTGGAGAGCCACACCAAGCAGTTGCTATTAGAGCTGAAAAACTTCACGGACATGTAAGATATCCAATGGGTACAAACTCTAGAACTGACTCAATCCACGAGGGTAAAACACTTGCAGGTCAAGAGAGAATTGAAAGAGATGGAAACAAAGTCAAAATTTATGCGACTGTTGTTCGTTCACACATCAATCCCGAGAGAATTACTGTAAACAAGGGCGATGAGGTAACTATGTACCTAACAAACCTTGAGCGTGCTCAAGATGAGGCACACGGTTTTACGATTGGCCATTATAATGTTCATGCGTCGCTTGAGCCTGGTAAAACTGCAAGTATTAAGTTTACTGCTGACATAGAGGGAGTTTTTCCTTACTACTGTACAGAATTCTGTTCTGCTCTTCACTTAGAGATGATGGGTTACCTGATGGTAAAAGACCCGAACAAAAAGTACGAAAGTGCACAAAAAATGAAAATGCAAACAATGACTCCTGCAGAGTTAAAAGCTGAATATGACAAAACTGTTGCAACGAATGCCGCAACTGATGCTGTTATACAGTCGGTCGTTAAGTTCTTAAAAGACAATAACTTTGATAAGCATAAAGTTGTTGCGGATCTTGTTACAGATGCCTTTGATCAATACGGTCAAATTCCTGCACAGAAAAAACTAGCTGATGAAGCAGTTAAAGCCGGTGATCTGGAAAAAGCTATCCTTTTTGAAAATATGATTTGGCAACTTATGGTCAAAACAGCCGATGTCGGGATCAGAGCAAAAGATGCCCTTGTTAGAATCATTGCTACAAAACAGTCAGCTGCAGCTGCTAACGGTGAAAAAGCATTTGGAGAAGGCGGATGTGGCGGTTGTCACGTTATCGGCAAAGTCTCTTCCGGTCCAGACTTAACAGGTGTACTTGAGAGACACGGTAAAGATAGTCGAAAATGGGTAAAAGATTTTATTATGAATCCTGAAAAAATGTATGAGGATCCATATGTTAAAGGTATGATTGATTACTTTAACCTTAAAATGCCTAATCAGCACATGAGTGAGAAAGAGACTGAAGATATCATAGAGTATCTTAAATGGGTAGATGAAAACGCAAATCTTTTCTAA
- a CDS encoding Crp/Fnr family transcriptional regulator has product MNKSISTKEVISSLDFFSTLDKDQIEFLSSISVIHNYSKEYVVYYEKKQNDSLLYLLKGLAKAYKIDKHNNEIFLHYIYENSLITEISSTKQDILNSFANVALLKDSQILQINYKKFKEEFLDKGCLCSEIINEIILKSQQLQSLVNREFIFNSTAKVVMMLHDNLDIFNNLKRAEISLILHIQPETLSRVLNRLKRDKIIDSNNGKIMILDKEALVSIYEE; this is encoded by the coding sequence ATGAACAAAAGCATCTCCACCAAGGAAGTTATCTCCTCTTTAGATTTTTTTTCAACTCTTGATAAAGATCAGATAGAGTTTTTGTCATCTATCTCAGTAATACACAACTACTCAAAAGAGTATGTCGTATATTATGAAAAAAAGCAAAACGACTCTCTTTTATATCTTTTAAAAGGCTTGGCAAAAGCATATAAAATAGATAAACACAACAACGAAATATTTTTACACTACATATATGAAAACTCTCTAATAACTGAAATATCAAGCACAAAACAAGATATTCTTAACTCATTTGCAAATGTAGCGCTTCTAAAAGATTCTCAAATACTACAAATCAATTATAAAAAGTTTAAAGAAGAATTTTTAGATAAAGGGTGCTTATGTTCTGAAATTATCAATGAAATTATTTTAAAATCCCAGCAGCTGCAATCACTTGTAAACAGAGAGTTTATCTTTAACTCTACCGCAAAAGTTGTTATGATGCTTCATGATAACCTTGATATATTCAACAATTTAAAAAGAGCAGAGATATCACTTATTCTTCACATTCAGCCGGAGACCCTCTCAAGGGTTTTAAACAGACTCAAAAGAGATAAGATCATAGATTCTAACAATGGAAAAATTATGATTTTAGACAAAGAAGCTCTTGTTTCTATTTACGAGGAGTAA